GGTTATTAGCTAGAGTATGTGCTTGACTGATTGTGACTTTTGGGTAGATGTCAAAGCTGGCTAATTCCGATTCGGGTGGCTGTAtggagctatttttttttcttctgatgtTTATTTTGTGAAGCACAAAGCATATTGATAAGACCAGCAGCCAATTAATACAAATGTTTATTAAAATTGTTAAGTACTCCAAGAAATAAGACATGTTTCcaataaatcaataataataCCTGCCACATGATAGGGAACACATCTGACAGCCAGTATACTCAGTCTCAGAGTGAATGGCAATTAATCTTTGACAGTGCAGACTAAAATGATATCTGAAAAATAGATGGCTAGTGGACCGTCCAAACTTCAGCTTACACAGCTGAACTTCAACCTTCAGCTTGTACAGCTTATAGCATTCCCATAAAATTTTAGAAGACCAACAGTGCACCTGTGTGTTGCATCTGAAGTTGATTTTCATTATACTGGAGTGTAACAACATATAAACTTTTCTAACAAGAAATGAGCTTTTGCTATTTTAGTTCTTGTGTTATGATAGGTGGACAAGGGACATGGATATCTTCATTACAACACGAACTCAAGTAGTTTACAAAGTAAAAACAGGAATTtgtacttcttttttttgcttatcCTGGTTCACTGTCCTCAGTGTTGTTAGTTGTAAGGTCCTTCAGCATGTTCAACCATTCATCTACTGAAGCATTGTTGACTGTTGGGTAGCAAGCCTCATAGGCTGGTGTCAGAGGCCAATGGTGCAAAGATCTATTTTAACAGCATCTTGATTATTTGTGAAGATAGAAACATGATAATTTTCCAGAACTAGACTGACACAAGACAGGAAGTGGCCTGCAACGCAAGGAGGGATCCAGCAAGGCTGGGCTTTTTGTATGATCAGTGATGTATCCTAATGTTTATTTTGAACAAAACTATCACTTCCTTCTTTATGTTAGATGGCAGATTGATCTCTGCATATTCTCTATTCATCCAGATTCTTGGAAAATTTGTTATTACAGTAATAGTTTGCTAGATGCAGAGATCTTGAAAGTGTTTCTTCTGGTTGGCTTGAAGAAACCATTGTtttgcactattttttttattattatggtAAATTCATTCAACATATAGTTAGTTATTCTTTCTGTATTTCTTTGATTCATCTCCTTTCATGCTAGACAGTAAAGTGGAAAGTATTGCAAATTGCCGTGCAGCCACTATGTTCCTTTGTCCTAGTTATGATGGCTCCAAAGCATGTCTTCCAACTGTCATCCAATTTATTTGTTCTTTAATTCATTTTCTCTGTTTTGATCTCTGCTCTTGGATTACATATACTGATATGGTCGCTGAGCATTATGTTTTGATTTGTTAAGAGCTCTTGTTTTTTCTAGCCTCATCAGTTTTTTCTTGTTTACTGTAATGGTTTTGCTTGGTTGCAGATCCGTGATCAGAAACGTGCTGCTTTGCTGAAGGAGAAGCGCTCTTCCGTTGGATCTTCGAGTGCGCCCCGTGTCGTTGTTAGTATTTATGAACTTAGCTCTTGTTGTCCTACTTTGATTGTCACTTTTGTTGTTTCCTACAGTCAGATGATAGACATTTCCTTGGGGTAACTGATGATTATTGCAGGTTCTTTTTGGCCTTTCCTCGTCGGCAAATGTCAGATCACTTGCCAAAGACCTTTTAACCATTGCTTCTGGTGATGAAGAGAAACCAACTTCTTCCACTGTTGCTTCTCCTACATATAAACTTCGAACCACGGTTAGTTTAATTTAAATACAGTTGTACCACACGTACCTGTAGGCAGGACACACTATTTAGTAATATCTCTATTTTCACGTTCACCAAAAAATTATGACCATTGTATCATCTCTCTGATGTGCATGTGTTGAACTATAGATAGGTCTTTGAACCATTGTATCAGCACTTGGTCTCATGTTTTAGTTGTTCTTTATATATATTGCTGTTAATTTCTTAATTTCCATTCATTGAATCTGCACACGACATGAATGATAACATTGCTTTTATATTCATATGGTTCTTGAAGGTACTTGAAGCACCTTATGGTGATCTTACATCATGCATGGAACTGGCAAAGGTTCATTCAATCAAAATCAATTTGtcataattgtttttgttgaaGTTTCTTGCCTCTAATCTGGATCTTGCAAACTATATCTTTCCTACATAGGTTGCTGATTTGCTAGCATTTGTACTATCAGCAAATTCATTATACGATTGTGATTCGAGCAGTCCAATTGATGATTTTGGATCACAATGCTTGTCTGTTTTTCGGGCCATGGGCTTACCTAGTACAGCTGTTTTCATTCGAGTAAGTTCCCATCATAAGCATTTGTCATGCCAGACATTGTATAATTGTTATCAACTTCCATCTTTTAACATTGGCACTTGTCAGGATCTTCCATCAGAAAACAAAAGTAGGCAGGAATTGAAGAAAACAgctatttcttttgtttctccAGAGCTACCTGAGGATTGCAAGTTCTATGCAGCTGACACAAAGGATGATTTGCACAAGGTTTTCTTTGGAACCATATATTATTAAATAATGaaatgatatttatatttttcttcacCTTTTCTATCCTTCCAATGCTGTAATGTAATTATTTATGCTTAAATCTTTTCAGTTCATGTGGCTTTTCAAGGAGCAGCACCTTTCATGTCCACATTGGAGAAACCAGAGGCCTTATGTTATGTCTGAGGAGGTTTGAATGATTTGATACTCTATCTCTCTTTTTTGAGTGTTGACAGCTGTATCTTGGTGTAGAATATTTGGCCCAAAATCACATCCATGTTTCCCATTTTGAAAATTTGTCTGTGCAGTATGCTTGACAATTAAGACTGGTTCtgctaaaattaaaataatatgtgAACTTTTCCTAGGTGTGTTAAATCTTTGACAAGGCATATGCGATATTGTGAGCACATGCATCACATCACCTTAGGTTTCCATGTAATGATATATTAAGTTGGCTTTGAACCTACATTATTCAGTGCTAGTGGTGATTATTCACAAGTTACAAGTCATGTTGGCTTTGCCTTTTCTTTCAGTTTAAAACTGATTGACATAAGATGTTTGTTTTCAGGCCTGCATAAAACCTGATGACAGTTCAGGGCTGTGCACATTGCTTGTGTCTGGATATTTACGCGCCCACAATCTTTCTGTCAACCAGCTTGTAGGTGATCTATGTTTTTATTTCTAGTGAGCTATTTTATGATTTTCTGTTCCTATTTTCTAACACCTTTGCCACTCAAAAGGTCCATCTGTCAGGTGTTGGTGATTTTCAGTTGGGTCAAATTGATATCCTCAAGGATCCTTTTCCTATTAATGAGAGGAAAAACTCCAATGCCATGGATTCTGAAGATAGTGGTATTCAGGTTGTTATACATCATAAATTCACTTTTACAAACTGAATTATACTGTTCACAACTACATTAGAATGATCTGATGCAAGTAATGCTATTTAGTATCATAATAAGCATAATAATCAATGACTAAGTTATCTTTTACATGTTCAGTTTCATTTATTTTGATAACACCTTTTAAACTTCTCATTATTTGGCCCTTTTTCAGATTGTTGATACCTTTGTTCCAGACCCTTCAAGTCAAGAGCCTTTGCTTGTTGAAAACACCCCAGATCCACTTGAAGGGGAGCAGGTGATCTTTCTCCCATTTGGCTTAATGATGTGATGTTGACAAGCCATTGTTTTGAGTTCTGTCGTATCAAAACCTTTTGGTATTGAAGGGAAAATACAAGGGGTCTATCTATTACTTCATATAGTCCTACTCTTAGAAAGTTGGTTTAGTGCACAGTTTCTATAATAGCACATTGACTTTTAAAAAGTTTCATCATTGTTACTGTGAAGCATCTTAGTGTtggtttgacaaaaaaaaaatgttggtaaTATTCTTGATGTCACGacttactatttttattttcaatgtGTTGTCATCTGTTGTTCTgtgttattttcttctcttagaTGAAGTCagaagtttgtttgcttttaacATACTTATTAAGCTCTGTATCTTTCTTAAAAATACAACATATGTCATCAGATAGAATAGACTCGCTTAGCTTAATGGAAACCTTTGCTGTCAATCTCTTTCTTTTGGCTCAGATTGCATTCATTATTTGTCATATTTTACTGAACCAAACATTATGTTTCCTATGTTTGTTTCATCCTATCAAATCTTATTTGCTCTCTTGTGAATTAGTGAAATTAAATTATATCAATATATCTATATTTGAGAATAAGTTCTCTTTTGTATTATTATCTTAGACTTGGCCGACAGAAGCTGAGATGGAAGAAGCCTATTTGAACAACAAACAGAGAAAGCTAAAAAGAAAGCTTCCTCGAGGCACTTCAGAATACCAGGTTCACAATGCTTATCAAGATTATATTACCTATTgcttactttttttaataattacttattgaAAAATTCTCCTCAAATGCTATTGTCAGGCTGCTTGGATTGTGGATGATACagatgatgaagatggtgatTCTGAGAACGACAACCAGGATGGTGCTGGAATGGTTATAGATGAGCAAGATCACTCAGACAATGGAGGTGATGGTTCAGATATGGATGTGGTATCTCACTTTACGGAGAAATTTGATGAAGAAACAATTGGGGGTACCGAGATGGCAGTGAGTTCCCTTATTCCTTCAATCTGATACATTATAAAGCATTTGCTTTCAAAGAACTTATTAGTGGGCAAAACAGAGAAATTATAGCTGCAgtctatcatttttatattttgatttttcttgcGCTAGTGTGTAGTTGTACTAGTTAAAAGACACCTAAATGACTGCTATTATGCATAAAAAGAATCATGTACATTTCTATTTTGTTGGGAACTGAACATGTTCATTAATGTTTTTGCTATAGGGAAAACTGAACACTTACAATGTTTTCACATCTAATACTAGTAACTTAGCTTTCTATACTACATAACATTGGCAATTCATTCATCTTGGACCTTCCCACACTATATATTCGGATTCACTAAGGCTAACTtggaatttataaaaaaatgtggaaAAAGTATTCTGCAATGAAGGTGTTTCAGGAGTAGTACACAAAAATGCAATGTAGAGTGAGGCGTCAGATTGACAACATTCACCACCACTGCCTTCTCTTAGAGTAGTGAGATAGCAGATATGCCTTTTGTGCAATGTTTATAAATTCGTAGGGCATGCTTATTTATCCAATGTCGaattcttcttctctttctgtaTAATCTGGTTTTCTTCTTCTAGCATGAGATGAATATGCATGCTTTAATCTGTCTCAACTTTAAGCAAGGTCCATTGTACATTGGCAGGACGATGAAAATTTGACCAAAGAGCAGATAGAGGCAGagattaagaaaataaaagaagctaACGCTGAAGACGAAGGTATGGGTGCCAATAATCACGGATGTAACTCGTCCAAAAAGTGCAATATATTGAAATACAACCTgttcctgattttttttcttaattcttaATTGCTGGCTGTTGCCAGTATTTTCTGTAAATAATGGTGAAATCCTGATAACACATGCCATGGAATCTTGGTACCTTTTGAGTTTCATGTTTTATCAATTCTGCAAAAACATGCCATGGAATCTTGGTGGTAGCCTCTGGCTGTTGCCAGTATTTCCTGTAAATAATGGTGAAATCCTGATAACACATGCCATGGAATCTTGGTACCTTTTGAGTTTCATGTTTTATCAATTCTGCAAAATGACATTGATGTCATCATAGCTACTAGAAATTTTGTTGTTTCACTTCAATAATCTTTTATAGAAATACACATACCTTGTTTTTAAATTTCATTACAATATGCATTCTTTGATGTAACACTTCACACATTGTTGATTTCCTCTAACTGCACAGAAACCTTATATGTGGGGGGCTAACCTCTAGCTGACTTTTgtgacccacctgtcagtggaaAAATTAGTGGTTTTAGTAAGTGTGCTGAGTATTTGTTATGGTTTTGacaagtatctgtagtttttttAAACTTTACTGAGAAGAACGTAAATGCAAactatttatttatggaatataccTTACAAATTAGAAATGCTCAAATGCTTCATTTTCTAATCAATAGCTATTCAGTGGACATATTATGATTTTACTATAGGGTACATTTGcattatttgattttcaaagAATCATATTCAATTGTCATTTAATGTTTCAGAATTTCCCGATGAGGTGGAGACACCCTTAGATGTCCCAGCAAAAAGGCGATTTGCAAAATACAGAGGGCTAAAGTCATT
The nucleotide sequence above comes from Oryza glaberrima chromosome 11, OglaRS2, whole genome shotgun sequence. Encoded proteins:
- the LOC127754801 gene encoding uncharacterized protein LOC127754801, producing the protein MGGARAQVNKPHKTRFASKASRHAHKIDKVRTGKPEGSHRAAVKGARAARVQRSKAIRDQKRAALLKEKRSSVGSSSAPRVVVLFGLSSSANVRSLAKDLLTIASGDEEKPTSSTVASPTYKLRTTVLEAPYGDLTSCMELAKVADLLAFVLSANSLYDCDSSSPIDDFGSQCLSVFRAMGLPSTAVFIRDLPSENKSRQELKKTAISFVSPELPEDCKFYAADTKDDLHKFMWLFKEQHLSCPHWRNQRPYVMSEEACIKPDDSSGLCTLLVSGYLRAHNLSVNQLVHLSGVGDFQLGQIDILKDPFPINERKNSNAMDSEDSGIQIVDTFVPDPSSQEPLLVENTPDPLEGEQTWPTEAEMEEAYLNNKQRKLKRKLPRGTSEYQAAWIVDDTDDEDGDSENDNQDGAGMVIDEQDHSDNGGDGSDMDVVSHFTEKFDEETIGGTEMADDENLTKEQIEAEIKKIKEANAEDEEFPDEVETPLDVPAKRRFAKYRGLKSFRTSSWDPKESLPQDYARIFAFDNFTRTQKHVLAKMAERDEGTLKDCAQRGSFVRLHLKNVPTEIASKLVHPSRRLPVVVSGLLQHESKISVLHFSIKKHDSYEAPIKSKDSLIFNVGFRQFTARPLFSTDNINCNKHKMERFLHHGRFSVASVYAPICFPPLPLIVLKSRDGEQPAIAAVGSLKSVDPDRIILKKIVLTGYPQRVSKLKAVVRYMFHNPEDVKWFKPVELWTKHGRRGRIKETVGTHGAMKCIFNSSVQQHDTVCMSLYKRAYPKWPEQLYQI